The following coding sequences are from one Odontesthes bonariensis isolate fOdoBon6 chromosome 10, fOdoBon6.hap1, whole genome shotgun sequence window:
- the asb14b gene encoding dynein axonemal heavy chain 12 isoform X2 — translation MSTQTEDEFDRSEDDLDEDEATQYIIEQSLIEYRKLKGLNPRDLKPSEDPDEIFKAIKAGDEGALNRLAMQPETLSRVDERGWIPLHEAAVQEKKRILDIIFSASPPGAAQCRTLKGETPLFLAVVHGLRENATFLLQNGCSPDVQNDEQDSPLVAAILNDQYDLATLLLRYNANIDQPGPINRTALHESAFLGLENFVYLLLESGANLNALDIKKKTPLALAAQNGHLNVVDVMLQKAASGNPDIISLLLDHGADPNLPLYSGHLPIHRVAYHGHRLGLEVLVPVTKLHAVKESGMSPLHSAAAGGHAHCVEILLKAGYDPNFMLHPKVRNSYDDERRSALFFAVSNNDLQCTRLLLEAGAMVNQDPINCLQVALRQGNYELINTLLKYGANVNYYSRVNTTHFPSALQYALKDEVMLRMILNHGYDVKRCFDCPYGDNSHDYAPWTTSVIKDMVFCEVITVSWLSHLSAQVVRIMLDYTDHVSFCPKLKDTLQEQTQWPEICHIQRNARSLKHLCRLRIREHLRLLRLRGPVFINFLPLPPRLKDYIRFKEFDVYSRGSVVNPS, via the exons ATGAGCACACAAACAGAAGACGAGTTTGATCGGTCGGAGGACGACTTGGATGAAGATGAGGCAACGCAATATATAATTGAACAAAGTCTGATTGAATATAGAAAACTTAAAGGACTGAATCCACG AGATCTGAAACCCAGTGAAGACCCTGATGAGATTTTTAAAGCTATCAAGGCGG GTGATGAGGGAGCACTGAACAGACTAGCTATGCAACCTGAGACTCTGTCCAGAGTTGATGAACGAGGATGGATCCCCCTGCACGAAGCTGCGGttcaggagaaaaaaagaatactAGACATAATCTTTTcag CGTCACCCCCAGGAGCAGCTCAATGTCGCACTCTAAAGGGTGAGACGCCTCTGTTTCTAGCTGTGGTCCATGGACTGAGAGAGAATGCTACATTCCTGTTACAGAATGGTTGTAGCCCAGATGTCCAGAATGATGAGCAGGATTCTCCATTAGTGGCAG CTATTCTGAATGACCAGTATGACTTGGCCACACTTTTGCTTCGTTACAATGCCAATATAGACCAACCAGGGCCTATAAACCGGACAGCTCTACACGAGTCAGCCTTTTTAGGTTTGGAGAACTTTGTGTACCTGCTGTTAGAGTCAGGTGCCAACCTAAATGCGCttgacattaaaaagaaaactcctctggctctggctgcACAGAATGGACATCTGAATGTGGTGGATGTCATGTTACAGAAAG CTGCATCAGGAAACCCTGACATCATCTCCTTGCTGCTGGACCATGGAGCAGATCCCAACCTACCTCTTTACAGCGGGCACCTGCCAATTCACCGCGTGGCGTACCATGGACACAGATT GGGACTGGAAGTCCTCGTCCCAGTGACTAAGTTGCATGCTGTGAAGGAAAGTGGGATGAGTCCTCTCCATTCTGCGGCAGCTGGGGGACATGCCCATTGTGTGGAGATTCTACTCAAGGCTGGCTACGACCCAAACTTCATGCTGCACCCCAAAGTGCGCAACAGCTATGACGATGAGCGCAGGTCTGCCCTCTTTTTTGCCGTCTCCAATAATGATCTTCAGTGTACCCGCTTGCTGTTAGAGGCTGGAGCAATGGTAAACCAGGATCCTATAAACTGCTTGCAAGTGGCTCTTAGACAGGGCAACTACGAACTTATCAACACCCTGCTGAAATACGGGGCAAATGTCAACTACTACTCCCGTGTCAACACCACTCACTTCCCCTCAGCGCTACAGTACGCCTTGAAAGACGAGGTTATGCTGAGAATGATTCTGAACCATGGGTATGATGTTAAACGCTGCTTTGACTGTCCATACGGTGACAATTCCCATGACTATGCTCCTTGGACGACTTCAGTCATCAAAGACATGGTG TTCTGTGAGGTGATAACCGTGTCATGGCTGAGCCACTTATCTGCCCAGGTGGTGCGCATCATGCTGGACTACACCGACCATGTCTCCTTCTGCCCCAAACTTAAGGACACCTTGCAGGAGCAGACACAGTGGCCGGAAATCTGCCACATTCAAA GAAACGCACGGAGCCTGAAGCACCTGTGTCGGTTGCGGATAAGGGAGCATCTCAGACTTCTGCGCTTGAGAGGCCCAGTTTTTATCAActtccttcctcttcctcccagGCTGAAAGATTACATTCGCTTCAAGGAATTTGATGTTTACAGCAGAGGCAGCGTGGTTAACCCCTCGTGA
- the asb14b gene encoding dynein axonemal heavy chain 12 isoform X1 translates to MSTQTEDEFDRSEDDLDEDEATQYIIEQSLIEYRKLKGLNPRDLKPSEDPDEIFKAIKAGDEGALNRLAMQPETLSRVDERGWIPLHEAAVQEKKRILDIIFSASPPGAAQCRTLKGETPLFLAVVHGLRENATFLLQNGCSPDVQNDEQDSPLVAAILNDQYDLATLLLRYNANIDQPGPINRTALHESAFLGLENFVYLLLESGANLNALDIKKKTPLALAAQNGHLNVVDVMLQKGACVWSESDSGTILFDAAASGNPDIISLLLDHGADPNLPLYSGHLPIHRVAYHGHRLGLEVLVPVTKLHAVKESGMSPLHSAAAGGHAHCVEILLKAGYDPNFMLHPKVRNSYDDERRSALFFAVSNNDLQCTRLLLEAGAMVNQDPINCLQVALRQGNYELINTLLKYGANVNYYSRVNTTHFPSALQYALKDEVMLRMILNHGYDVKRCFDCPYGDNSHDYAPWTTSVIKDMVFCEVITVSWLSHLSAQVVRIMLDYTDHVSFCPKLKDTLQEQTQWPEICHIQRNARSLKHLCRLRIREHLRLLRLRGPVFINFLPLPPRLKDYIRFKEFDVYSRGSVVNPS, encoded by the exons ATGAGCACACAAACAGAAGACGAGTTTGATCGGTCGGAGGACGACTTGGATGAAGATGAGGCAACGCAATATATAATTGAACAAAGTCTGATTGAATATAGAAAACTTAAAGGACTGAATCCACG AGATCTGAAACCCAGTGAAGACCCTGATGAGATTTTTAAAGCTATCAAGGCGG GTGATGAGGGAGCACTGAACAGACTAGCTATGCAACCTGAGACTCTGTCCAGAGTTGATGAACGAGGATGGATCCCCCTGCACGAAGCTGCGGttcaggagaaaaaaagaatactAGACATAATCTTTTcag CGTCACCCCCAGGAGCAGCTCAATGTCGCACTCTAAAGGGTGAGACGCCTCTGTTTCTAGCTGTGGTCCATGGACTGAGAGAGAATGCTACATTCCTGTTACAGAATGGTTGTAGCCCAGATGTCCAGAATGATGAGCAGGATTCTCCATTAGTGGCAG CTATTCTGAATGACCAGTATGACTTGGCCACACTTTTGCTTCGTTACAATGCCAATATAGACCAACCAGGGCCTATAAACCGGACAGCTCTACACGAGTCAGCCTTTTTAGGTTTGGAGAACTTTGTGTACCTGCTGTTAGAGTCAGGTGCCAACCTAAATGCGCttgacattaaaaagaaaactcctctggctctggctgcACAGAATGGACATCTGAATGTGGTGGATGTCATGTTACAGAAAG gagcgtgtgtgtggtctgAATCAGATTCAGGAACCATTTTGTTTGATGCAGCTGCATCAGGAAACCCTGACATCATCTCCTTGCTGCTGGACCATGGAGCAGATCCCAACCTACCTCTTTACAGCGGGCACCTGCCAATTCACCGCGTGGCGTACCATGGACACAGATT GGGACTGGAAGTCCTCGTCCCAGTGACTAAGTTGCATGCTGTGAAGGAAAGTGGGATGAGTCCTCTCCATTCTGCGGCAGCTGGGGGACATGCCCATTGTGTGGAGATTCTACTCAAGGCTGGCTACGACCCAAACTTCATGCTGCACCCCAAAGTGCGCAACAGCTATGACGATGAGCGCAGGTCTGCCCTCTTTTTTGCCGTCTCCAATAATGATCTTCAGTGTACCCGCTTGCTGTTAGAGGCTGGAGCAATGGTAAACCAGGATCCTATAAACTGCTTGCAAGTGGCTCTTAGACAGGGCAACTACGAACTTATCAACACCCTGCTGAAATACGGGGCAAATGTCAACTACTACTCCCGTGTCAACACCACTCACTTCCCCTCAGCGCTACAGTACGCCTTGAAAGACGAGGTTATGCTGAGAATGATTCTGAACCATGGGTATGATGTTAAACGCTGCTTTGACTGTCCATACGGTGACAATTCCCATGACTATGCTCCTTGGACGACTTCAGTCATCAAAGACATGGTG TTCTGTGAGGTGATAACCGTGTCATGGCTGAGCCACTTATCTGCCCAGGTGGTGCGCATCATGCTGGACTACACCGACCATGTCTCCTTCTGCCCCAAACTTAAGGACACCTTGCAGGAGCAGACACAGTGGCCGGAAATCTGCCACATTCAAA GAAACGCACGGAGCCTGAAGCACCTGTGTCGGTTGCGGATAAGGGAGCATCTCAGACTTCTGCGCTTGAGAGGCCCAGTTTTTATCAActtccttcctcttcctcccagGCTGAAAGATTACATTCGCTTCAAGGAATTTGATGTTTACAGCAGAGGCAGCGTGGTTAACCCCTCGTGA
- the asb14b gene encoding dynein axonemal heavy chain 12 isoform X3, with protein MQPETLSRVDERGWIPLHEAAVQEKKRILDIIFSASPPGAAQCRTLKGETPLFLAVVHGLRENATFLLQNGCSPDVQNDEQDSPLVAAILNDQYDLATLLLRYNANIDQPGPINRTALHESAFLGLENFVYLLLESGANLNALDIKKKTPLALAAQNGHLNVVDVMLQKGACVWSESDSGTILFDAAASGNPDIISLLLDHGADPNLPLYSGHLPIHRVAYHGHRLGLEVLVPVTKLHAVKESGMSPLHSAAAGGHAHCVEILLKAGYDPNFMLHPKVRNSYDDERRSALFFAVSNNDLQCTRLLLEAGAMVNQDPINCLQVALRQGNYELINTLLKYGANVNYYSRVNTTHFPSALQYALKDEVMLRMILNHGYDVKRCFDCPYGDNSHDYAPWTTSVIKDMVFCEVITVSWLSHLSAQVVRIMLDYTDHVSFCPKLKDTLQEQTQWPEICHIQRNARSLKHLCRLRIREHLRLLRLRGPVFINFLPLPPRLKDYIRFKEFDVYSRGSVVNPS; from the exons ATGCAACCTGAGACTCTGTCCAGAGTTGATGAACGAGGATGGATCCCCCTGCACGAAGCTGCGGttcaggagaaaaaaagaatactAGACATAATCTTTTcag CGTCACCCCCAGGAGCAGCTCAATGTCGCACTCTAAAGGGTGAGACGCCTCTGTTTCTAGCTGTGGTCCATGGACTGAGAGAGAATGCTACATTCCTGTTACAGAATGGTTGTAGCCCAGATGTCCAGAATGATGAGCAGGATTCTCCATTAGTGGCAG CTATTCTGAATGACCAGTATGACTTGGCCACACTTTTGCTTCGTTACAATGCCAATATAGACCAACCAGGGCCTATAAACCGGACAGCTCTACACGAGTCAGCCTTTTTAGGTTTGGAGAACTTTGTGTACCTGCTGTTAGAGTCAGGTGCCAACCTAAATGCGCttgacattaaaaagaaaactcctctggctctggctgcACAGAATGGACATCTGAATGTGGTGGATGTCATGTTACAGAAAG gagcgtgtgtgtggtctgAATCAGATTCAGGAACCATTTTGTTTGATGCAGCTGCATCAGGAAACCCTGACATCATCTCCTTGCTGCTGGACCATGGAGCAGATCCCAACCTACCTCTTTACAGCGGGCACCTGCCAATTCACCGCGTGGCGTACCATGGACACAGATT GGGACTGGAAGTCCTCGTCCCAGTGACTAAGTTGCATGCTGTGAAGGAAAGTGGGATGAGTCCTCTCCATTCTGCGGCAGCTGGGGGACATGCCCATTGTGTGGAGATTCTACTCAAGGCTGGCTACGACCCAAACTTCATGCTGCACCCCAAAGTGCGCAACAGCTATGACGATGAGCGCAGGTCTGCCCTCTTTTTTGCCGTCTCCAATAATGATCTTCAGTGTACCCGCTTGCTGTTAGAGGCTGGAGCAATGGTAAACCAGGATCCTATAAACTGCTTGCAAGTGGCTCTTAGACAGGGCAACTACGAACTTATCAACACCCTGCTGAAATACGGGGCAAATGTCAACTACTACTCCCGTGTCAACACCACTCACTTCCCCTCAGCGCTACAGTACGCCTTGAAAGACGAGGTTATGCTGAGAATGATTCTGAACCATGGGTATGATGTTAAACGCTGCTTTGACTGTCCATACGGTGACAATTCCCATGACTATGCTCCTTGGACGACTTCAGTCATCAAAGACATGGTG TTCTGTGAGGTGATAACCGTGTCATGGCTGAGCCACTTATCTGCCCAGGTGGTGCGCATCATGCTGGACTACACCGACCATGTCTCCTTCTGCCCCAAACTTAAGGACACCTTGCAGGAGCAGACACAGTGGCCGGAAATCTGCCACATTCAAA GAAACGCACGGAGCCTGAAGCACCTGTGTCGGTTGCGGATAAGGGAGCATCTCAGACTTCTGCGCTTGAGAGGCCCAGTTTTTATCAActtccttcctcttcctcccagGCTGAAAGATTACATTCGCTTCAAGGAATTTGATGTTTACAGCAGAGGCAGCGTGGTTAACCCCTCGTGA